In Kordia antarctica, the following proteins share a genomic window:
- a CDS encoding NADH:ubiquinone reductase (Na(+)-transporting) subunit B: MSLKSKLHTIKEKYKGTKMAPAFNALHTFLYLPNETTHNGTHIKVADDLKRTMNTVIMALVPCLIFGMFNAGYQHYLALGEIEAASGFFGASFWTLDNLILGAWQVLPLVIVSYGVGLAVEFLFAVIKGHEVEEGYLVTGMLVPLIVPVDIPLWMLTVAVIFGVVIGKEVFGGTGMNILNPALTIRAFLFFAYPTWMSGDQVWVHGAVERAGTPDAISGETLLGFYAKSGQELTIAGTNGGSEIVTTYGERAADLYSYWDMFWGLIPGSVGETSKILIIVGALFLIFTKIGSWRIMLSTVIGALAMGLIFNGVVDAGWIPETSKFFGLMSIPFWQHLIIGSILFGAVYMATDPVTASQTNKGKWIYGFLIGFISIMIRVFNPAYPEGVFLAILLMNVFAPTIDHYVVQANVKKRMKRLKVKTT; encoded by the coding sequence ATGAGCTTAAAAAGTAAATTACATACTATAAAAGAGAAGTATAAAGGAACCAAAATGGCGCCTGCGTTTAATGCATTGCATACGTTTTTATACTTACCTAATGAAACTACGCACAACGGAACGCACATTAAAGTAGCGGACGATTTGAAGCGTACGATGAACACCGTAATTATGGCGTTAGTGCCATGTTTAATTTTCGGAATGTTCAATGCAGGTTACCAACATTACTTAGCATTAGGAGAAATAGAAGCAGCCAGCGGATTTTTTGGAGCTTCTTTTTGGACTTTAGATAATTTAATTCTTGGAGCATGGCAAGTATTACCACTTGTAATTGTTTCTTATGGAGTTGGACTAGCTGTTGAATTTTTATTCGCAGTCATCAAAGGACACGAAGTTGAAGAAGGATATTTAGTAACAGGAATGTTAGTTCCATTAATTGTACCAGTTGATATTCCATTATGGATGTTAACAGTTGCGGTAATTTTTGGAGTTGTCATTGGAAAAGAAGTTTTTGGTGGAACTGGAATGAACATTTTAAATCCTGCGTTAACCATTAGAGCTTTCTTATTCTTTGCATATCCAACGTGGATGTCTGGAGATCAAGTTTGGGTTCACGGAGCTGTTGAACGTGCTGGAACACCAGATGCAATATCAGGAGAAACTTTACTTGGTTTCTATGCGAAATCAGGTCAAGAACTCACGATTGCAGGTACAAATGGCGGATCGGAAATAGTCACAACGTACGGAGAAAGAGCTGCCGATTTATATTCCTATTGGGATATGTTTTGGGGATTAATTCCTGGATCTGTTGGAGAAACGTCTAAAATACTAATCATCGTTGGCGCATTATTCCTAATCTTCACGAAAATTGGAAGTTGGAGAATCATGTTAAGTACCGTAATTGGTGCTTTAGCAATGGGATTAATTTTTAACGGAGTTGTGGATGCTGGATGGATTCCAGAAACAAGCAAATTCTTTGGATTAATGAGTATTCCTTTTTGGCAACACTTAATCATTGGTAGTATCCTGTTTGGAGCTGTTTATATGGCAACCGATCCGGTAACGGCATCACAAACAAACAAAGGAAAGTGGATTTACGGATTCCTAATTGGTTTTATATCAATTATGATTCGTGTATTCAATCCAGCATATCCAGAAGGTGTATTCTTAGCAATCTTGTTAATGAATGTATTTGCACCAACTATTGATCATTATGTGGTTCAAGCAAATGTGAAGAAAAGAATGAAACGTCTAAAAGTAAAAACAACTTAA
- a CDS encoding Na(+)-translocating NADH-quinone reductase subunit C, with the protein MEKRTDKNSYTILFAIGMVFVVGSLLAYLAMVLKPLITENERLEKQQNILYTMGINNNDESSATFISTKEAPKEFSKYITEQIVLVVKNGKIVSEQTREEYKAENNGQEPYLIDVKKQQANVKAGKPRKLPLFIGEKDGKKFYIAPIRGKGLWDAIWGYVAMDENMVVQGVYFDHKGETPGLGANIKQRYFMDDFTGERLLTESGSFKGITISKTNADPINTDKDDYEIDAIAGATITGDGVTAMIKKDLKLYLPYFQNLKNNK; encoded by the coding sequence ATGGAAAAGAGAACAGATAAAAATTCATATACCATACTATTCGCCATTGGAATGGTGTTTGTAGTTGGTTCGTTGCTAGCATATTTGGCAATGGTATTAAAACCATTGATTACTGAGAATGAACGTTTAGAGAAGCAACAAAATATTCTCTATACAATGGGAATCAATAATAATGATGAAAGTAGCGCTACATTTATTTCTACGAAAGAAGCTCCTAAAGAATTTTCAAAATACATAACAGAACAAATTGTTTTAGTTGTGAAAAATGGAAAAATAGTAAGTGAGCAAACTAGAGAAGAATACAAAGCAGAAAATAACGGGCAAGAACCATATTTGATTGATGTTAAAAAACAACAAGCAAATGTAAAAGCAGGGAAACCTAGAAAGTTGCCTTTGTTTATTGGGGAAAAAGATGGAAAAAAATTCTACATCGCGCCGATCAGAGGAAAAGGACTTTGGGATGCAATTTGGGGTTATGTTGCTATGGATGAAAACATGGTTGTGCAAGGTGTATACTTTGACCACAAAGGAGAAACGCCAGGACTTGGAGCAAACATCAAGCAACGTTATTTCATGGATGATTTCACAGGAGAGCGTTTATTGACAGAAAGTGGATCTTTTAAAGGAATTACCATTTCTAAAACAAATGCAGATCCTATCAACACAGACAAAGACGATTACGAAATAGATGCCATCGCAGGTGCAACAATTACCGGTGATGGAGTTACAGCAATGATCAAAAAAGATTTGAAGTTGTACTTACCATATTTTCAAAACTTAAAAAACAACAAATAA
- a CDS encoding NADH:ubiquinone reductase (Na(+)-transporting) subunit D: protein MGKDSRLILDPLADNNPITIQVLGICSALAITAELEASIVMSISVLFVLAVGNVVISLMRNIIPSKIRIIVQLIVVATLVIIVDLVLKAFAYELSKTLSVFVGLIITNCIIMGRFEAFALGNGPWRAFLDGIGNSLGYALILIIVGFFRELLGSGTLLGIQILGDPIGTATTGPTGLYAFGYENNGFMLLSPMALIVVGIIIWVQRSRNKALIED from the coding sequence ATGGGAAAAGATAGTAGATTAATATTAGACCCATTAGCAGACAATAACCCAATTACCATTCAGGTATTAGGTATTTGTTCCGCACTGGCAATTACAGCAGAGCTTGAAGCTTCTATTGTAATGTCTATATCCGTATTATTTGTATTAGCAGTTGGAAACGTGGTGATCTCTTTAATGAGAAACATTATACCTTCAAAAATTAGAATTATTGTACAATTAATCGTTGTAGCAACACTTGTAATTATTGTCGATTTAGTACTAAAAGCATTTGCTTATGAATTAAGTAAAACACTTTCAGTATTTGTTGGATTAATTATTACAAACTGTATCATTATGGGACGTTTTGAAGCATTTGCTTTAGGAAATGGACCTTGGAGAGCATTCTTAGACGGAATTGGAAACTCATTAGGATATGCACTTATCTTAATCATTGTAGGATTCTTTAGAGAATTATTAGGTTCTGGAACACTATTAGGAATTCAAATATTAGGAGATCCAATCGGAACAGCTACAACTGGACCAACAGGATTGTACGCTTTTGGCTATGAAAATAACGGTTTCATGTTATTATCGCCAATGGCATTAATCGTGGTAGGAATCATCATTTGGGTACAACGTTCAAGAAACAAAGCTTTAATAGAAGACTAA
- the nqrE gene encoding NADH:ubiquinone reductase (Na(+)-transporting) subunit E, with the protein MEHIELLFKSIFIDNMVFATFLGMCSYLAVSKKVTTAVGLGAAVIFVLAITVPLNWLLDQYILQPGALSWLGSEYASYDLSFLSFIMFIATIATMVQLVEIIVEKFSPSLYNSLGIFLPLIAVNCAILGGSLFMQSREIATLGLATTYGIGSGIGWFLAILAIAAIREKIRYSNVPPALRGLGITFIITGLMAIGFMSFGGMLTGGDEEGEALENNDGAQIETIQDNSTTNEIANNIKVID; encoded by the coding sequence ATGGAACACATAGAATTATTATTCAAATCAATATTCATAGATAACATGGTATTTGCAACATTCCTAGGAATGTGTTCATACCTTGCTGTATCTAAAAAAGTAACGACTGCTGTTGGACTTGGAGCCGCAGTTATATTCGTACTTGCGATCACAGTTCCTTTAAATTGGCTGTTAGATCAATACATCTTACAACCTGGAGCATTATCTTGGTTAGGATCAGAATATGCAAGTTACGATCTTAGTTTCTTATCATTTATCATGTTCATTGCAACCATTGCAACCATGGTACAATTGGTAGAAATTATTGTAGAGAAATTTTCACCTTCATTATACAACTCACTTGGTATCTTTTTACCTTTAATTGCTGTAAACTGTGCAATATTAGGTGGATCACTTTTCATGCAATCAAGAGAAATTGCAACCTTAGGATTGGCAACAACCTACGGGATTGGTTCAGGAATCGGTTGGTTCTTAGCAATCTTAGCGATTGCAGCTATTCGTGAAAAAATCAGATACTCTAACGTGCCACCAGCTTTAAGAGGTTTAGGAATTACCTTTATAATCACAGGCTTAATGGCAATTGGATTTATGAGTTTTGGAGGAATGTTAACAGGTGGTGATGAAGAAGGAGAAGCATTAGAAAATAATGATGGAGCTCAAATCGAAACCATACAAGACAATAGTACTACAAATGAAATCGCTAACAATATAAAAGTAATTGATTAA
- the nqrF gene encoding NADH:ubiquinone reductase (Na(+)-transporting) subunit F, producing the protein MILAASTLGTVIATVAAFLLITLVLVSLLLFVKQKLSPSGPVMITINGEREIQVASGSTLLTTLSSEKIFLPSACGGGGTCIQCECHVLEGGGEALPTEVPHFTRKELKHGARLACQVKVKQDMNITIPEEVFGIKKWEATVVRNYNVASFIKEFVVEIPEDMGYKAGGYIQIEIPPCEIKYADMDITAHPEEHETPDKFQAEWDKFGLWPLVMKNNETVERAYSMASFPAEGREIMLNVRIASPPWDRAKNAWMSVNPGIASSYIFAQKPGDKVTISGPYGEFFINESDSEMLYVGGGAGMAPMRSHLYHLFKTLRTGRKVTYWYGGRSKRELFYLDHFYELEREFPNFKFYLALSEPLEEDNWKVKKDIDDEGDGFVGFIHNCVIDNYLNHHESPEDIELYFCGPPLMNQAVQKMGEDFGIPDEHIRFDDFGG; encoded by the coding sequence ATGATATTAGCAGCAAGTACATTAGGAACAGTAATAGCAACCGTAGCAGCCTTTTTACTAATTACGTTAGTATTGGTTTCTCTATTGCTATTTGTAAAGCAAAAACTATCTCCATCAGGACCTGTAATGATTACAATCAATGGGGAACGAGAAATTCAAGTGGCTTCAGGAAGTACACTTTTAACTACGTTAAGTAGCGAAAAAATATTCTTACCATCAGCTTGTGGTGGTGGAGGAACATGTATTCAATGTGAATGTCACGTATTAGAAGGTGGTGGAGAAGCATTGCCAACTGAAGTTCCGCATTTTACACGTAAAGAATTAAAACACGGAGCACGTTTAGCTTGTCAAGTAAAAGTAAAGCAAGACATGAACATTACAATTCCAGAAGAAGTATTTGGAATTAAAAAATGGGAAGCAACGGTTGTTCGTAACTATAACGTAGCATCATTTATTAAGGAATTTGTAGTAGAAATTCCAGAAGATATGGGTTACAAAGCAGGTGGATATATTCAAATTGAAATTCCTCCATGTGAGATAAAATACGCAGACATGGACATTACTGCGCATCCTGAAGAGCATGAAACGCCAGACAAATTCCAAGCAGAATGGGACAAGTTCGGATTATGGCCTTTAGTGATGAAAAACAATGAAACCGTAGAACGAGCATACTCAATGGCTTCTTTCCCTGCGGAAGGTCGCGAAATTATGTTGAATGTTCGTATTGCATCGCCGCCGTGGGACAGAGCTAAAAATGCTTGGATGAGTGTAAATCCAGGAATTGCTTCGTCATACATATTTGCACAAAAACCAGGAGACAAAGTAACAATTTCAGGACCTTACGGTGAATTTTTCATCAATGAGTCTGATTCAGAAATGTTATATGTTGGTGGTGGAGCAGGAATGGCGCCAATGCGTTCACACTTGTATCATCTATTCAAAACCTTACGAACAGGTCGTAAAGTTACATATTGGTACGGAGGACGTTCTAAGCGAGAATTATTCTACTTAGATCATTTCTATGAATTAGAAAGAGAATTTCCAAACTTTAAGTTCTACTTAGCATTATCTGAACCATTAGAAGAAGATAATTGGAAAGTTAAAAAAGATATTGATGATGAAGGAGATGGTTTTGTAGGATTCATTCACAACTGTGTAATTGACAACTATTTAAATCATCATGAGTCGCCAGAAGATATTGAATTATACTTCTGTGGACCACCATTAATGAACCAAGCAGTTCAAAAAATGGGAGAAGATTTCGGAATTCCGGATGAACATATCCGATTTGATGATTTCGGAGGATAA
- a CDS encoding Na(+)-translocating NADH-quinone reductase subunit F: protein MEKLTKQELHNLAMNIVGKELEEKGYEFLAVNSQLKKHPQFVCIDKLNKKKFVLVKAVTYPEDPKEYDTVWMETFRQHVEKFEGELYFAGVGLGNADNPLEEVLKDQPYILDYDGLIQIT from the coding sequence ATGGAAAAGCTAACAAAACAAGAACTCCACAATCTTGCGATGAATATCGTAGGAAAAGAACTGGAAGAAAAAGGATATGAATTTTTGGCGGTAAACAGTCAACTGAAAAAGCATCCGCAATTTGTCTGTATTGATAAACTTAATAAAAAGAAATTCGTACTTGTAAAAGCAGTTACGTATCCTGAAGATCCTAAAGAATACGATACCGTTTGGATGGAAACATTCCGACAACACGTAGAAAAGTTTGAAGGCGAATTGTATTTTGCTGGTGTTGGACTCGGAAATGCAGACAATCCGTTAGAAGAAGTATTAAAAGATCAGCCATACATTTTAGATTACGATGGTTTAATTCAAATTACATGA
- a CDS encoding FAD:protein FMN transferase, with protein MNIKAVKISLYVCIALFITSCADKPKDVIMRANTGFALGTTYSIQYEIFDEKEDYKNDIENVFFEVNQSISTYIRTSDISRINKGEKDIVIDDYFKTVYEFSREVYEKTDGYYDPSVGALVNAWGFGPEKPINNLNKQQVDSILLFTGFDKVRVTKEGKVEKDHPSVTFDFNSLGKGYAIDLIGEMLDKKGSKNYIIEVGGEILTKGINTSKSKKWFVGIDSPIQDEEERQYIEYITLENKAMATSGNYRKFRIDPITGDHYVHILNAKTGYPMKNNVLSVSVVADNCMKADAYATAFMVMPYEKTKQLLSELKDVDAYIVSKDEQGNMQTYSTKGFQDLIIK; from the coding sequence ATGAATATAAAAGCAGTTAAAATATCATTGTACGTATGTATTGCATTATTTATAACATCTTGCGCAGACAAGCCAAAAGATGTCATTATGCGTGCCAATACGGGTTTTGCATTGGGAACTACGTATTCTATTCAGTATGAAATTTTTGATGAAAAAGAAGATTATAAAAACGATATTGAAAATGTATTTTTTGAAGTGAATCAATCAATTTCGACCTACATACGAACTTCGGATATTTCCAGAATCAATAAAGGAGAAAAGGATATTGTGATTGATGATTATTTTAAAACAGTCTATGAATTTTCAAGAGAAGTCTACGAAAAAACAGACGGTTATTACGATCCTAGTGTTGGCGCTTTGGTTAATGCTTGGGGATTTGGCCCAGAAAAACCAATCAATAATCTAAACAAACAGCAAGTAGACAGTATTTTACTATTTACAGGATTTGATAAAGTACGCGTTACGAAAGAAGGAAAAGTAGAAAAAGATCATCCTTCAGTGACGTTTGACTTTAATTCTTTAGGAAAAGGATACGCAATTGACCTTATTGGAGAAATGCTTGATAAAAAAGGAAGTAAAAACTACATCATTGAAGTTGGTGGCGAAATCTTAACTAAAGGAATAAATACGAGCAAATCTAAAAAATGGTTTGTTGGTATAGACAGTCCAATTCAAGATGAAGAAGAACGTCAATATATAGAATACATTACGCTTGAAAATAAAGCAATGGCGACTTCTGGAAACTACCGAAAATTCAGAATTGATCCAATAACTGGCGATCACTATGTACATATCCTAAATGCAAAAACAGGATATCCAATGAAAAATAATGTATTGAGTGTTTCTGTCGTAGCAGATAATTGCATGAAAGCAGACGCATACGCAACCGCTTTTATGGTGATGCCTTATGAAAAAACAAAGCAATTGCTCAGCGAACTAAAAGATGTAGATGCATATATTGTGAGCAAAGATGAACAAGGAAACATGCAAACATATAGTACAAAAGGTTTTCAAGATTTAATCATTAAATAA
- a CDS encoding sensor histidine kinase → MRVIILNTLIKKLHFLFILLFATVAFGQHPIYTQFSEKDGLPDIEFYNMTEDSKGFIWLAANKGFYRYDGNQFKIYTNKEKRGLSVFEPKEDSKGRVWCCNISGQFFYAENDELITFIDLEKEINGRLGSFIVTDKHLLVFTYQTIYKISLKTREIDTRIQIGNPLIGSPYRYGNEIYVTTGESIVTLDLELNITKKITSEAIYDDLSKRSIGSPLITGSKGKTYLKFMDRNSQSYLYLFDLNSGQYEEIELEAALKNSNIAAISFYNDEMLFSSSSGLWVYSMEGGNLVYKNRYFKNEYVSKVVVDRNENYWVTTLRNGVFVIPNINNNNYNLQDGIEGFKYIEKINEASFFFGTATGDAGFYNIETNKISLIDLKKNTPVQAAFYNKSNKKMYISQQDQGVIYDFETKTITTNRDFFNARSISYINKNTFLLANYQGASVVENGKVDSRLKFLRAYIGFHDTISKNSYVSYVDDLVKYDSKFNAKIIRYQGKKIHSVSITKTDDGTIWVSTFKDGLYGIKNDSVVVNYTTENGLASNFTQKIKGDRNSLWIVTNKGIQLLNTKTETFKILTKGDGISTYLINGIIPFKDNVIFSTNKGIFSIDRKTAFQQRVKPEIYFTGIQISEKDTLLQEKYTLPHSQNAIKLSFNSNGFRSKEHIRYYSRLLGFNENWIPVDEGIDFVKYNSLPVGNYTFQVLAESTSLARKSEIAAIEIAIESPFWKRPWFVISSVLSALLFIILYYRNILKKRDKQKNKELEKLAQERELVFLKLENLRSQMNPHFIFNALNSIQEYIILNKKNLASDYLGKFADLIRTYLNHSNKGAISLQDEIDCLEMYLELEELRFEDKLSYTFHIDENIDTESLSIPTMLIQPYVENALKHGLLHKKDNRLLSISLQTVPKKNAIICTIEDNGIGREKALELKIKKDKMHKSFGTQATQDRLDLLNYGKGKRIGVSIEDLYDAHTKEPSGTKVVITIPATNITASSNYTTQES, encoded by the coding sequence TTGAGAGTTATAATTCTAAATACGTTGATTAAAAAACTACATTTTCTATTCATATTGCTTTTTGCTACTGTTGCATTTGGGCAACATCCAATATATACGCAGTTTTCTGAAAAAGATGGTTTACCCGATATTGAGTTCTACAATATGACGGAAGACAGCAAAGGTTTCATTTGGCTGGCTGCCAATAAAGGATTTTACAGGTATGATGGAAATCAATTCAAAATCTATACAAACAAGGAAAAAAGGGGTTTATCAGTCTTTGAACCCAAAGAAGATTCCAAAGGAAGAGTTTGGTGTTGTAACATTTCAGGACAATTTTTTTATGCTGAAAACGATGAACTCATCACCTTTATTGATTTAGAAAAAGAAATTAATGGGCGACTAGGAAGTTTCATCGTTACAGATAAACACTTATTAGTATTTACGTATCAAACAATTTATAAAATTTCATTAAAAACAAGAGAAATTGATACGCGTATACAAATCGGAAATCCCCTAATCGGAAGTCCTTACAGATATGGAAATGAAATATACGTAACTACTGGAGAAAGCATTGTTACATTAGATTTAGAATTAAATATAACCAAAAAAATTACTTCAGAAGCTATTTATGACGACTTATCTAAACGAAGTATAGGATCGCCATTAATTACTGGAAGCAAAGGGAAAACATATTTAAAATTTATGGATAGAAATAGCCAATCATATCTATATCTATTTGATTTGAATTCAGGTCAGTACGAAGAAATTGAATTGGAAGCAGCACTAAAAAACAGCAATATAGCTGCGATTAGTTTTTATAATGACGAAATGTTATTCTCATCCTCTAGCGGACTTTGGGTATATAGTATGGAAGGCGGGAATTTAGTTTATAAAAACAGGTATTTCAAAAATGAATATGTTTCAAAAGTAGTCGTAGATAGAAACGAAAATTACTGGGTTACAACGCTTCGTAATGGTGTATTTGTCATTCCAAATATCAACAACAATAACTACAATCTCCAAGATGGTATTGAAGGTTTTAAATACATCGAAAAAATAAATGAAGCATCGTTTTTCTTTGGAACTGCAACTGGAGATGCAGGTTTTTACAATATTGAAACTAATAAAATATCGCTGATTGATTTAAAAAAGAATACGCCTGTACAAGCGGCTTTTTATAATAAAAGCAACAAAAAGATGTACATAAGTCAACAAGATCAAGGAGTTATATACGATTTTGAGACAAAAACCATCACAACAAACCGTGATTTTTTCAATGCAAGAAGTATATCATATATAAACAAAAACACGTTTCTTCTTGCTAATTACCAAGGAGCTTCTGTTGTGGAAAATGGAAAAGTAGACTCCCGATTAAAATTTTTGCGAGCATATATTGGTTTTCACGATACCATCAGTAAAAATAGTTATGTCTCTTACGTGGACGATTTGGTAAAATATGATTCAAAATTTAACGCAAAAATAATTCGCTATCAAGGAAAAAAAATTCATTCCGTTAGTATTACAAAAACCGACGACGGAACTATTTGGGTTTCTACATTTAAAGATGGTTTATATGGTATTAAAAATGATAGTGTTGTTGTAAATTATACTACGGAAAATGGATTGGCTTCAAATTTTACTCAAAAAATAAAAGGAGACAGAAACTCACTTTGGATTGTTACCAATAAAGGAATTCAATTGCTAAATACTAAGACAGAAACGTTTAAAATACTAACTAAAGGTGACGGAATAAGCACGTATTTAATTAATGGAATTATTCCTTTTAAAGACAATGTTATATTTTCTACCAATAAAGGTATATTTTCGATTGATCGGAAAACGGCATTTCAACAAAGAGTGAAACCCGAGATTTACTTTACAGGTATTCAAATCAGTGAAAAAGATACACTATTACAAGAAAAATATACACTACCACATTCTCAAAACGCAATAAAACTAAGCTTTAATTCCAATGGTTTTAGATCCAAAGAACACATTCGGTATTACAGTAGATTGCTAGGGTTTAATGAAAATTGGATTCCTGTTGATGAAGGTATCGATTTTGTAAAATACAATAGTTTGCCAGTCGGAAACTACACGTTTCAAGTACTTGCAGAATCTACTTCTTTAGCCAGAAAGTCAGAAATTGCAGCCATTGAAATTGCAATAGAAAGTCCATTCTGGAAAAGACCTTGGTTTGTTATAAGTTCGGTTTTGTCAGCGTTACTATTTATCATTCTCTATTACCGAAATATTCTCAAAAAACGTGACAAGCAAAAAAATAAAGAACTCGAAAAATTAGCTCAAGAACGCGAATTGGTATTCTTAAAACTAGAAAATTTACGTTCGCAGATGAATCCGCATTTTATCTTCAATGCATTGAATTCGATTCAGGAATACATCATCCTAAACAAAAAAAACTTAGCAAGCGATTATCTAGGGAAATTTGCCGATTTAATTCGTACATATCTCAATCACAGTAACAAAGGTGCAATTTCTTTGCAGGATGAAATAGATTGTTTGGAAATGTATTTAGAATTAGAAGAATTACGCTTTGAAGATAAATTATCTTATACATTTCACATAGATGAAAACATTGATACAGAATCACTTAGTATTCCAACGATGTTGATTCAGCCATATGTAGAAAATGCGCTCAAACATGGTTTATTACACAAAAAAGACAACCGATTATTATCAATTTCGCTACAAACAGTTCCTAAAAAAAATGCTATTATTTGTACAATTGAAGACAATGGAATTGGAAGAGAAAAAGCGTTGGAACTCAAAATAAAAAAAGACAAAATGCACAAATCTTTTGGAACGCAAGCAACGCAAGATCGATTGGATTTACTCAACTACGGAAAAGGAAAACGTATCGGAGTTTCCATTGAAGATTTATACGACGCACATACAAAAGAGCCAAGCGGAACCAAAGTTGTCATTACAATTCCGGCAACCAACATAACGGCTTCATCAAACTATACAACACAAGAATCATGA
- a CDS encoding LytR/AlgR family response regulator transcription factor, with protein MKVIIIDDERKARNLLRVLVSENCPKITEIFEAEDLLSGIELIKSEQPQIIFLDIEMPQHSGLEILDFIEKDNFNFEIIFTTAYSEYAIKAFQLSAIDYLLKPVRATQVQESVEKAVKHIGKSQINTKLEELKKSLASSNFNKIGLPFADGFEFVNFNEIILLKADGMYTKITTLNESDILVSKPLKHFVSLLEKISTFYKPHRSYLINLKHIKQYIKKDGGYIVMDNNETVSISKDKKEEFLAIVQNIG; from the coding sequence ATGAAAGTAATCATCATAGACGACGAACGAAAAGCAAGAAACTTGTTGCGTGTTCTCGTATCAGAAAACTGTCCTAAAATCACAGAAATATTTGAAGCGGAAGATTTACTTTCAGGAATAGAATTGATCAAAAGCGAACAACCTCAAATTATATTCTTAGATATTGAAATGCCACAACACTCTGGCTTAGAAATCTTAGACTTTATAGAAAAAGACAATTTTAATTTCGAAATCATCTTTACAACTGCGTATAGCGAATATGCTATCAAAGCATTTCAACTTTCCGCTATTGATTACTTACTAAAACCTGTACGTGCAACGCAAGTGCAAGAATCGGTTGAAAAAGCGGTAAAACACATTGGGAAATCGCAAATCAATACAAAACTAGAAGAGCTCAAAAAAAGTTTAGCATCGTCTAATTTTAATAAAATTGGATTGCCATTTGCTGATGGTTTCGAATTTGTAAACTTCAATGAAATCATCTTACTAAAAGCGGACGGAATGTATACTAAAATTACAACACTCAACGAATCTGACATCTTAGTCAGTAAACCGTTAAAGCATTTTGTATCGTTGCTCGAAAAAATAAGCACCTTCTACAAGCCACATCGTTCGTATCTCATCAATCTAAAACACATCAAACAATACATCAAAAAAGATGGCGGTTACATTGTCATGGATAATAACGAAACGGTTTCTATCTCCAAAGACAAAAAAGAAGAGTTTTTAGCCATTGTTCAAAACATTGGATAA